The window aacccagatctcacCAGCTTCAAGTAGAGTGTTCTAGCCATTGCTCCCTAGAACCTCAGAGTCACGTCCACCTTTTGTTTCTGAGAGTCCTTCTCTAGATCACTGACTCTGGCTCCTCTCCATTGTGACAGATGGCTTCCTCGGGGTTCACTGGCATCTTTTTCCATCCTCAGAGGCAGCAAAGATTGGCTAGACAGTGGCGATCGGGTTCCAGCTTGTTTCATACCTTTTCTGAAAAGGCTTCTCGAGCTAGAAAAGAGCCCGACTCTCCAGTTCAGCCTCTCATTTGatggctgaggaaactgaggcttgctCAGGGacacaggtgggatttgaacccggCTTCTCCACCTCCATGAGTACCGCGTCTCCAGGTCCCCAGTCACCTCTCCCACATCTTTGGAAACTCAGGTTAACTTTGGGCAGGGACAACAGGGGGTCATGCATCCATTTGTTGTGTCTGTTCCAGGAGAGCAGGGACTGATGGATTATTTATCCCTCTGTCCCTAGCCAGCCTAACACAGGTCTAGCACAGTAATCCTGCtaatgaattaatttattaagacttgttgggcggctaggtggtgcagtggataaggcaccagccctgcagtcgggagtgcctgggttcaagtctggtctcagacacttggtaattgcctagccgtgtggcctcgggcaagccacttaaccccattgccttgaaaatgcctaaaaaaaaaagaaaaagaaaaaaaaagacttgttggTTAATGTGTTGATCGAATAGCAAGGTGCTGAACCTcctggagcctcagtttcttcctctgtagagGGATGACATCTGGAATCCTTTCAAAGTCCAGAAAACTGAACCCAGGGCCCTTCACAAATCTTGGAGGCTCCAAGCCCCCAAGCACTTCCATTCCTTGCTGCTCTGCACCTCTGTTTGTGTTGCttgttccctccctccccatccagACGGTGGTCATTCATGAAGCTTTAGAAGCTACCCcaccctggggtggctaggtggtgcagtggatagagtaccagccctagagtcaggaggacctgagttcaaatccggtctcagacacttaatagtgacctagctgtgtggccttgggccagccacttaaccccatttgctttgcaaaaaaaccttaaaaagaaaagctaccccccccccccccaacatgaaGCCTTCTTGCAGTAGGCCAGCTCTCACCAGTCTATCACCAGGGCCAAGTGGGTGGAGATTAATGTGCTGTACTTGGAGTTagaaagttctgaattcaaatcctgccttaaacatttaccagttgGGTGTCTCTTatgctcagcctcagtttcctcatctgtacaatgagggaaagaatagcacccacctcccagggtcttaggaagatgaaatgagatgagTAAAATGCTTTGCTCTTCAAGGGCTGCAGACATATTAactatgattattatttcttattctcgCATGACCCAGAGCCCTTTCTGTCTGGACGACACAGAAAGGATttcattatgttttattttgtcttgctCCTTTCTTAGCCCACGCAGGCGGCTCTTTTGTTGTGGTGGCGGTTCTGACTCTTCacgatcccatttggggttttcttggcaaaaatcctggaatgaggtaggaggtgcagtggatagaactatgaccctggagtcaggaggacctgagtttgaattcagcctaaGTCCCTTGGGCCCACTCACTGTGTGTcctagccaagtcatttaaccccaattgcctcaaaaataaGTTACTGGAATagttttccttcttcagttcattttacagatgaggaaactgaggcgtgaagtgacttatccagaatcacacagttaacaagtgtctaaggccagatttgaattgaagaaaatgcatcttcctgactccaggcctatcaTTCTAACTACTGTGTCCCCCAGCTGCCCCTTATCTTGTCTCCCCCAAGCCTGGGAGTTCCAGATAGGGCAGAATAGTATCTTCTGGCCATAGTCAGAATTGCTCACCTTTTGATAACAACACTTCAAGATCTGCAAAGGGTTTTCCCTATCCTCAAGCCCCTGAGTTAGGTCATGTCAGAGGAGTtgttcccatttcacagatggtaACTGAGGTTCAGACAAGGGAAGGTGACATATCTGAAGTCACACAACCAGAAAGTCTCAAACTCGGGTCTTTCTTGAAGCAATGGTCTTTGTGCTAAttcatctcattttcctcagGTAAGCAGAAGTCTTTTTTGAAGCAGTAATGAGATCTGTGGCTTTAGGAGGCAGCATGGCAGAGATGCAGGGGGTCAGGGGCATGAGTTGGAATCCGGCTTCTGCTACTCACTATCTCAGGAACCTTGGGCAGCGTCTCTGGGCcttagtgtcctcatctgtaaaataaggagactgACCTTTGACATTCCTCCTACCTTCCACCTacaatcttgctttcctctccaTGCAAGAAGCATTGGGAAGAGCTCATTCTGTgctgaggggggcagctagggggcacagtttATAGTGTATGGGAGGGGGAGGCAGAAGACCCATGTTCGAATCCTTTACTCCAATGACCTGTGGTTATGGGTAAGTCATTGAAATCTCTGGGCTGCAACGTCATCACTTGAGGCTAATGATAGCCATAGAGTTGTTATGAGGGGGAAAATATATGTACAaagctttacaaactttaaatgactataataaggattagttattattattattattattatttctgtttttattagaTCCTTTTGCGGAGCTGCCAGCCTTGCCCTATTGGCCTTTCTCTACTACTGACTTCTGGTCCTACTTCGAGTACTTTCAGACGCTGGGAGCCTACCACCAGATCAATGATTTGGCCCGGACcttctttgctcattttcccctGGGTGATACCCTGGGCTATGATGTCCCTtatcaggaagactgaagttcTTTTCAGGAGTCAGAGACCAAGGAATTTCAAGCCAAAGGATTgatttcctttcttcccaaaATGCATATTcataacatatacatacatatatatatatatatatatatatatatatatatatatatatttagttggTGATCGACATTTGTTGATTAAATCAAAAAATGCTTCTTGCGGGGGGGGACCCTCATCACTAGTACAATGGTTCCCCCCCCCTTtgtaaagctttaaaaaaatgttagtcTTGCTTTTTTGGAGTAATGCTTGtgctaaaatattaataaagaaattttaatgcACCATTGGAGGACATTTGTCAAGGGTGAAAATGTGAGCTGGGAAAACCCCACAAGACTAAGGTTCCCTCTTAGTTATACTAATAGCAGCTTAATATCTGAATGGTAGGAGTGGGGAATCCCATTGAGGCCTGTCCTGGTCCGACTCCATCTGGAGAAGGGTGCTGAGATGAGGCTCCCCACTCAAAGGGACACCAATGAGCCCCACCAAATTTAGAGGAACATGAATAAGATGGGGGGGGTCTAGACATGTCAGTGGAAAATGATGGAAGCCTGAAAAAGATAAGTTCGAGGAGGTATTATAGGGGTTGTCTCCAGAAGGATGACTCATTTAATTCTGTGTAGCTCTCAgcagaatgagggaaaaataagGTTGTGTGGGGGTGGATTTTGGCTTAAGGTAAGGAACTTTCCAACAATTAGAATGATTAAGAGATGAGTGGGCACAGCCAGAGATTGGGAGGGCCTGAGCACGTGTCCAGGATATGGTGGAGGAGACTCTTGCAGGATGGCGCCTCAAATAGAGGGCTGAATTTGGATCTTAAAACTCTTCCTGTGCCACTTGCTGTTTGATGTTAGGCTAATTACCTAAATTCTTTGGgctggagagaagggaaggatacATTGGGTACTGTAggtgatacaaaaataaaatccataaaattgtactaaaaatgaacaaatacttTGGGGCATCCCCTCATGACATGAACTCAGATGATGTCTTGAGGACTCTTTATTTTCATGGGAGTCCTCACTTTGAATACCTGGGAGCTCTCATTGGGAAGACCTGTGTATGCCGTCCAAAGTGATGGTTTTAGGATGGCATTAGAGACACACTGCTTTGGGATCCAAGGGAACCACTTTCTGGCTCCCTCTTTTTCTTATGAAAGCCACAGAATATATCCAAGGTTTCTCCCTCTTGCATTCTTTTTGAGAAGACAGTCGTTTGGCTTGATTTCTGACCAGGTTTTGATTAATCAAGACAGCAATTAAAATAGTTGAGCAAAAGTAAATAGTAAAGAAAACAAGAGTCCACAGTCCTTGGACACTGGGCTCACAGTTTAAAGTCTGGAAATTATTCTTCGGCTGCTTCTCTTCATCTGTATATATCAGGAGAGCTAACATGTTCAAGTCCTGAAATGCCCACATTTTTCCGCTAAGGTTTTCTTTGGCTCCTGCTGCTGCTTCCTGCATCTCCTCTCATTACCTCCTCAAGCATTTCAATTTAATCAGACTTCAATAACACTGGGAAACCTACGATGGAAAAATCTCTTACTTTATATAGTTTCTAAATATACCCTTTACTCTCCGCACTCCTGCTCTACAGGATCGGTAAACAAACCAGACTCTGGTCTACTTGATAGCTATTATATAGCTATTTAAAGTTAtcatatagttatttttttttgtaaggcaaatggggttaagtggcttgcccaaggccacacagctaggtcattattaagtgtctgaagccagatttgaactcaggtcctcctgactccagggctggtgctctatccactgcgccacctagtcacctccATATAGTTATTTAATGACAGCCTCAGCTTAGGGGGCACCTGAGCCAGAAAGACTTCAAATCTAGGGAAGCCACAGCTTACCCAAGGTGATGCTTTTGGATGGCTGGAGAGATGAAGCCTGATCAAATCTTGAGGGTAGCATGAGGAGTAAGGGAAAAGGAAGCTAACTATAGTAAACTATAGTAACTATAGTAAAGAAACCAAGCAACTTTTCTCCCTTCTGTATTGTCCTTTTTTGTTTGTAGTATGATAAATTCTCACTGTGAGGACCAGTAATAGATATGGGGTGCTTTGCCAACTTCAAAGCACAATAGAGATGCTAGCGGTCTTCTCTATGTGTGATATAGCTACCTATTTACAAATATTCCTTCAGCTAGAAGTGCAATACTTACTCTTCTTTCAATACAGTAAGCAGCTCATAATTATGTCATATGCATCATTTTCCACAGATTCACTTATATCAAAAGGAtctatcttggggcagctaggtggcccagtggatagagcaccagccctggagtcaggaggccctgagttcaaatctgacctcagacacttaataatgacctagctgtgtggtcttgggcaagccacttaaccccattgccttgctaaaaataaaaaaaaaacaaacaaaagcaaaaaacacacctaaagaaaaagaatcttattCAGCTTCAGTTCCAGTTTATTTATCAAACAAGTAAAACTGTCCTTTTCCCTGTATAGGGGTTAGACTAACAGTTTAATTTGCTTCCAAACTCCTGCTATGGACATCTCTAGTGTCCAATGGCATCATATAAGTAATGGGAATTTTAGAAACCGTGAACTACAATTTTTATTGCTCTATGTCATATATTCCAAATGTGTGGTGATCCAAGATTTGTGCCTAAAGAGTATCACACAGAATATCATCCTCATAAGAACATTCGTTTTTGTAAAATAGGATGACCACCCTCTTTTTTGGAGAGCCAAATCTAGTTATAGCTCCCTTGACCATTTCATGAATTCGCATAATATGAGCAATGATTATACACTCTCCTATGGCTATGTATTATAGGGGACCAAATAGCATGTGATAATGCAGCTAATTTCCTCCATTAATATAGGTTTACAATAATCAGAGTAAAATCTCTGTTTGTCTGAATTTCCAGATGCCTCCCCCATCCTCTACTCAATCTTGTTCTTGTTTAGGGTTTGCTTGGAAATCAGATCCAGCACCCATGAGAAGTTAATCCTTTCAGTTCTGATATTCAAAAGTCCCCGATTAAACTGCACAAAACAAAGTAGGCAATTTTGTGTTTAGAAGTTCTGTTTACCTAAAATGAAAAGGCCTTGGGACAAGCTGGCCTCACACACTGTGCTCGCTGGGGAGAAGCGGGCAGCTGATCCGGAGCATCCCATGTGTTCTCCAAAGGATAACAAACATCTATTTTCAAGTCTAGTTTCTGGCAAGATTATTGATACTTTTGCTTGCTTTATATTTCGGGTGCTATTactgaatgaaataaaagagacaggagcaatttttttcatgaatCTCTAAAAGTCAAAGACATTGTAGAATTTGTAGGAAAATATCAATCTGGACTTAATATCTCCTGTCCATGTTGAAATATTTGGCAATATGGTTCATTGGACTTTAATGTTTAAGTTGCAGTTGTGAGGCTTGAGCCCTAATTtcagttctgccacttactacccaTTTGACATTTAACTCTCCTGAATCTggtttctttatctattaaaatGAGATTCAATCAGACAAGGTCTTTTTGAGTTCAAGATTTGAGTTGGG is drawn from Macrotis lagotis isolate mMagLag1 chromosome 5, bilby.v1.9.chrom.fasta, whole genome shotgun sequence and contains these coding sequences:
- the OTOS gene encoding otospiralin, with product MKFNIAGELFLCLLMGAGAKPVQEDGDPFAELPALPYWPFSTTDFWSYFEYFQTLGAYHQINDLARTFFAHFPLGDTLGYDVPYQED